From one Streptomyces sp. Q6 genomic stretch:
- the truB gene encoding tRNA pseudouridine(55) synthase TruB: MSDRTPPPDGLVIVDKPSGFTSHDVVAKMRGIAKTRKVGHAGTLDPMATGVLVLGVERATKLLGHLALTEKEYLGTIRLGQNTLTDDAEGEITSSTDASGVRREAVDAGIAKLSGDIMQVPSKVSAIKIKGVRSYKRARDGEDFEIPARPVTISSFAVYDVRDAVAEDGTPVLDLVVSVVCSSGTYIRALARDLGADLGVGGHLTALRRTRVGPYKLDSARTLDQLQETLTVMPVADAASAAFPRWDVDAKRGQLLLNGVRLEMPAEYAGAGPIAVYGPDGRFLALVEESKGKAKSLAVFG, translated from the coding sequence ATGTCCGACCGCACCCCACCGCCCGACGGGCTTGTCATCGTCGACAAGCCGTCGGGCTTCACTTCGCACGACGTCGTGGCCAAGATGCGCGGGATCGCCAAGACCCGCAAGGTCGGCCACGCGGGCACCCTCGACCCGATGGCGACGGGTGTCCTCGTGCTCGGCGTCGAGCGCGCCACCAAGCTCCTCGGCCACCTCGCGCTGACCGAGAAGGAGTACCTGGGCACCATCCGCCTGGGACAGAACACGCTCACGGACGACGCGGAGGGCGAGATCACCTCGTCCACCGACGCCTCCGGTGTGCGGCGCGAGGCCGTCGACGCGGGCATCGCCAAGCTGTCCGGCGACATCATGCAGGTGCCGTCCAAGGTCAGCGCCATCAAGATCAAGGGCGTCCGCTCGTACAAGCGGGCCCGGGACGGCGAGGACTTCGAGATCCCCGCCCGCCCGGTCACCATCTCGTCCTTCGCCGTGTACGACGTCCGTGACGCGGTCGCCGAGGACGGTACGCCCGTGCTCGACCTGGTCGTGTCCGTGGTCTGCTCGTCCGGTACGTACATCAGGGCGCTCGCCCGGGACCTGGGCGCCGACCTCGGTGTCGGCGGCCATCTCACCGCGCTGCGCCGTACCCGCGTCGGCCCGTACAAGCTGGACTCGGCGCGCACCCTGGACCAGCTCCAGGAGACGCTCACCGTGATGCCGGTGGCCGATGCCGCGAGCGCCGCGTTCCCCCGCTGGGACGTGGACGCGAAGCGCGGGCAGCTGCTGCTCAACGGCGTCCGCCTGGAGATGCCCGCGGAGTACGCGGGCGCCGGTCCGATCGCCGTGTACGGTCCGGACGGGCGGTTCCTCGCGCTGGTCGAGGAGTCGAAGGGCAAGGCGAAGAGCCTGGCCGTCTTCGGCTGA
- a CDS encoding bifunctional riboflavin kinase/FAD synthetase → MQRWRGLEDIPQDWGRSVVTIGSYDGVHRGHQLIIGRAVERARELGVPAVVVTFDPHPSEVVRPGSHPPLLAPHHRRAELMAELGVDAVLILPFTTEFSKLSPADFVAKVLVDKLRARLVVEGPNFRFGHKAAGTVDFLVEQGATYDFEVEVVDLYVSGSAGGGEPFSSTLTRRLVAEGDVEGAREILGRPHRVEGVVVRGAQRGRELGFPTANVETLPHTAIPADGVYAGWLHVNGEAMPAAISVGTNPQFDGTERTVEAYAIDRVGLDLYGLHVAVDFLAFVRGMSKFDSLEQLVEAIADDVKRARELIEAYTD, encoded by the coding sequence GTGCAGCGCTGGCGTGGCTTGGAGGACATCCCCCAGGACTGGGGGCGCAGCGTCGTCACCATCGGCTCCTACGACGGAGTGCACCGCGGACACCAGCTGATCATCGGGCGGGCCGTGGAACGGGCGCGCGAGCTGGGCGTCCCGGCCGTCGTCGTCACCTTCGACCCGCACCCGAGCGAGGTCGTGCGCCCCGGCTCGCACCCGCCGCTGCTCGCGCCGCACCACCGGCGTGCCGAGCTGATGGCCGAGCTCGGCGTGGACGCGGTCCTCATCCTCCCGTTCACCACCGAGTTCTCGAAGCTGTCGCCGGCCGACTTCGTGGCGAAGGTGCTCGTCGACAAGCTGCGCGCGCGCCTGGTCGTCGAGGGCCCCAACTTCCGCTTCGGCCACAAGGCCGCGGGCACCGTCGACTTCCTCGTCGAGCAGGGTGCCACCTACGACTTCGAGGTCGAGGTCGTCGACCTGTACGTCAGTGGCAGCGCGGGCGGCGGCGAGCCGTTCTCGTCCACGCTGACCCGGCGGCTCGTCGCCGAGGGTGACGTGGAGGGGGCCCGCGAGATCCTCGGGCGGCCGCACCGCGTCGAGGGCGTCGTCGTGCGCGGCGCGCAGCGTGGCCGCGAACTCGGCTTCCCGACCGCCAACGTGGAGACCCTGCCGCACACCGCGATCCCCGCCGACGGCGTCTACGCGGGCTGGCTGCACGTGAACGGCGAGGCGATGCCCGCCGCGATCTCCGTCGGCACGAACCCGCAGTTCGACGGCACCGAGCGGACCGTCGAGGCGTACGCGATCGACCGCGTCGGCCTCGACCTGTACGGGCTGCACGTCGCCGTGGACTTCCTCGCGTTCGTGCGCGGCATGTCGAAGTTCGACTCGCTGGAGCAGCTCGTCGAGGCGATCGCCGACGACGTGAAGCGCGCGCGCGAGCTCATCGAGGCGTACACCGACTAG
- a CDS encoding ABC transporter permease: protein MAADSTPALVQSATSDGGPTPVGPSSAARGPRARNTKAYLQYAATKIVGAAVSLFAVLVTSFFLFRLIPSDPVKQMTGGRRVSEQQLENLRHQFGLDQPMWKQFTSYIGDALTGDFGMSYQFHTPVIDKITDALPATLLLTGTAYVLYSALGIWLGTRTAWRNGSRSDRFNTAFALTLYSVPSFWLGLLLIIVFAVGVGPIPGMFPTGGLESGGESGFAYVIDVAHHLVLPVITLVAVGYAQTLLVMRSSLLDEMGSDYLTTARAKGLRDDVVRRKHAVPNAMLPTFTLMFVNLGQVVAGQILVETVFSWPGLGGLFYQALSVPDLPLVQGLFFVFATAVILANTLADILYPLLDPRVGR from the coding sequence ATGGCTGCTGACAGCACCCCGGCGCTCGTGCAGTCCGCGACGTCCGACGGCGGCCCCACTCCGGTGGGGCCGTCGTCGGCCGCCCGCGGCCCACGGGCCCGCAACACCAAGGCGTACCTCCAGTACGCCGCGACGAAGATCGTGGGGGCGGCGGTCTCGCTCTTCGCCGTCCTCGTCACGAGCTTCTTCCTGTTCCGCCTCATCCCGAGCGACCCGGTCAAGCAGATGACCGGCGGCCGGCGCGTCTCCGAGCAGCAACTGGAGAACCTGCGTCACCAGTTCGGCCTCGACCAGCCGATGTGGAAGCAGTTCACGTCGTACATCGGGGACGCGCTGACCGGCGACTTCGGGATGTCGTACCAGTTCCACACCCCGGTCATCGACAAGATCACCGATGCGCTCCCCGCGACGCTGCTGCTGACCGGCACGGCGTACGTCCTGTACTCGGCGCTCGGCATCTGGCTGGGCACCCGCACGGCGTGGCGCAACGGATCGCGCAGCGACCGCTTCAACACGGCGTTCGCGCTGACCCTGTACTCGGTCCCGTCGTTCTGGCTGGGCCTGCTCCTCATCATCGTGTTCGCGGTGGGCGTCGGCCCGATCCCCGGCATGTTCCCGACGGGCGGCCTCGAATCGGGTGGCGAGAGCGGATTCGCGTACGTCATCGACGTCGCGCACCATCTGGTCCTCCCGGTGATCACGCTGGTCGCGGTCGGCTACGCGCAGACGCTGCTCGTCATGCGCTCCTCGCTGCTCGACGAGATGGGCAGCGACTATCTGACGACCGCGCGGGCCAAGGGGCTGCGCGACGACGTCGTGCGCCGCAAGCACGCGGTGCCGAACGCGATGCTGCCCACCTTCACCCTGATGTTCGTGAACCTCGGACAGGTGGTGGCGGGGCAGATCCTCGTCGAGACGGTGTTCTCCTGGCCGGGCCTCGGCGGCCTCTTCTACCAGGCGCTCTCCGTGCCCGATCTCCCGCTCGTCCAGGGCCTGTTCTTCGTCTTCGCCACCGCGGTGATCCTCGCGAACACCCTCGCCGACATCCTCTATCCGCTGCTCGACCCGAGGGTGGGCCGATGA
- a CDS encoding DUF503 domain-containing protein has protein sequence MYVGTLSFDLLLGDVHSLKEKRSLVRPIVAELQRKYAVSVAETGNQDLHRRAEIGLAVVSGDTEHLTDVLDRCERLVAGRPEVELLSVRRRLHSDED, from the coding sequence ATGTATGTGGGGACTCTGTCCTTCGATCTGCTCCTCGGCGACGTCCACTCGCTGAAGGAAAAACGCTCCCTCGTCCGTCCGATCGTGGCCGAGCTCCAACGCAAGTACGCGGTGAGCGTGGCGGAGACGGGCAACCAGGACCTCCACCGCAGGGCCGAGATCGGGCTCGCGGTGGTCTCCGGGGACACGGAACACCTCACCGACGTACTGGACCGCTGCGAGCGTCTGGTCGCCGGGCGGCCCGAGGTGGAACTGCTCTCGGTTCGACGCAGACTCCACAGCGACGAAGACTGA
- the rbfA gene encoding 30S ribosome-binding factor RbfA, translating to MADNARAKRLADLIREVVAKKLQRGIKDPRLGTHVTITDTRVTGDLREATVFYTVYGDDEERAEVAAGLESAKGILRSAVGQAAGVKFTPTLTFVADALPDNAKTIEDLLDKARSSDAQVREASAGARFAGDADPYKKPEDDDDADDTDGIASAKDGDA from the coding sequence GTGGCCGACAACGCGCGCGCCAAGAGGCTGGCGGACCTCATCCGAGAGGTGGTGGCCAAGAAGCTCCAGCGCGGGATCAAGGACCCGCGCCTCGGCACCCACGTCACCATCACGGACACCCGGGTCACGGGTGACCTGCGGGAGGCCACCGTCTTCTACACGGTGTACGGGGACGACGAGGAGCGGGCCGAGGTGGCCGCGGGCCTGGAGAGCGCCAAGGGCATTCTCCGCTCCGCGGTCGGTCAGGCGGCCGGTGTGAAGTTCACGCCGACGCTGACGTTCGTCGCGGACGCCCTCCCGGACAACGCCAAGACGATCGAGGACCTCCTCGACAAGGCGCGGTCCTCCGACGCCCAGGTGCGCGAGGCGTCCGCGGGCGCCCGGTTCGCCGGCGACGCGGACCCGTACAAGAAGCCGGAGGACGATGACGACGCGGACGACACCGACGGCATTGCCTCCGCCAAGGACGGCGACGCCTGA
- a CDS encoding MinD/ParA family protein, with the protein MATASPASAAGAAPAPIAAPGQPIAPNPLPRKAVTASRSSSPGSAAAAAAAAGTSPAPQGGYGFPSSSLRPSPSRTRSPHAGSAAARRPQPPAPRGGYGFPQQQGQAQPQPPAQGQGQGPYPQPPAAAQPAPAADPRTGAAWPQPIQHDQRQPTNVGGAPLGYTAAVELSADRLLNNKKQKAKSSRPGGGNNRFKLGGKKEEAERQRKLDLIRTPVLSCYRIAVISLKGGVGKTTTTTALGSTLATERQDKILAIDANPDAGTLGRRVRRETGATIRDLVQSIPHLHSYMDIRRFTSQAPSGLEIIANDVDPAVSTTFNDEDYRSAIDVLGKQYPIILTDSGTGLLYSAMRGVLDLADQLIIISTPSVDGASSASTTLDWLSAHGYADLVSRSITVISGVRETGKMIKVEDIVSHFETRCRGVVVVPFDEHLAAGAEVDLDMMRPKVREAYFNLSAMVAEDFVRAQQQQGLWTQADGGQPPTMAPPMPGYQQQPYPGQQPPPQPYPGQQPQAPYPPQGMPPQGPPPPAQPGQPGPQPGWQTPPPPPPQQAQPQAQPQGQPGPPPAWQQQPPQQ; encoded by the coding sequence GTGGCTACGGCTTCCCCAGCCTCAGCCGCAGGCGCAGCCCCGGCCCCGATCGCGGCACCGGGTCAGCCCATCGCCCCCAACCCCCTGCCCCGCAAGGCGGTTACGGCTTCCCGCAGCAGCAGCCCCGGCTCAGCCGCAGCCGCAGCCGCAGCCGCAGGCACATCCCCCGCCCCCCAGGGCGGCTACGGCTTCCCCAGCAGCAGCCTCAGGCCCAGCCCCAGCCGCACCCGCAGCCCCCATGCAGGCTCAGCCGCAGCCCGGCGCCCCCAACCCCCTGCCCCGCGAGGCGGTTACGGGTTCCCCCAGCAGCAGGGCCAGGCCCAACCGCAGCCCCCGGCCCAGGGTCAGGGTCAGGGTCCGTACCCGCAGCCGCCCGCGGCCGCGCAGCCCGCCCCGGCCGCCGACCCCCGTACCGGCGCCGCCTGGCCGCAGCCCATACAGCACGACCAGCGCCAGCCCACGAACGTCGGCGGCGCACCGCTCGGCTACACCGCGGCCGTCGAGCTGTCGGCCGACCGGCTGCTCAACAACAAGAAGCAGAAGGCGAAGAGCAGCCGCCCCGGCGGCGGCAACAACCGCTTCAAGCTCGGCGGCAAGAAGGAAGAGGCCGAGCGGCAGCGGAAGCTGGACCTGATCCGCACGCCGGTCCTGTCCTGCTACCGCATCGCCGTGATCAGCCTCAAGGGCGGTGTGGGCAAGACGACCACGACCACCGCGCTCGGCTCGACCCTGGCCACCGAGCGCCAGGACAAGATCCTCGCGATCGACGCCAACCCGGACGCGGGCACCCTCGGCCGCCGCGTGCGCCGGGAGACCGGCGCGACCATCCGCGACCTGGTGCAGTCGATCCCGCACCTGCACTCGTACATGGACATCCGGCGGTTCACGTCGCAGGCGCCGTCCGGACTGGAGATCATCGCGAACGACGTGGACCCGGCGGTCTCGACGACGTTCAACGACGAGGACTACCGCAGCGCCATCGACGTGCTCGGCAAGCAGTACCCGATCATCCTGACCGACTCGGGCACCGGCCTGCTCTACTCCGCGATGCGGGGGGTCCTCGACCTCGCCGACCAGTTGATCATCATCTCGACCCCGTCGGTCGACGGCGCGAGCAGTGCCAGTACGACGCTGGACTGGCTCTCCGCGCACGGCTACGCCGACCTCGTCTCGCGCTCCATCACCGTCATCTCGGGTGTGCGCGAGACCGGCAAGATGATCAAGGTGGAGGACATCGTCAGCCACTTCGAGACGCGCTGCCGCGGTGTCGTCGTGGTCCCGTTCGACGAGCACCTGGCGGCCGGTGCCGAGGTCGACCTCGACATGATGCGGCCGAAGGTGCGCGAGGCGTACTTCAACCTCTCCGCGATGGTCGCCGAGGACTTCGTGCGGGCTCAGCAGCAGCAGGGCCTGTGGACCCAGGCGGACGGCGGCCAGCCGCCCACCATGGCCCCGCCGATGCCCGGTTACCAGCAGCAGCCCTACCCGGGTCAGCAGCCGCCCCCGCAGCCGTACCCCGGCCAGCAGCCGCAGGCCCCGTACCCGCCGCAGGGGATGCCGCCCCAGGGTCCGCCGCCGCCCGCCCAGCCGGGTCAGCCCGGACCGCAGCCCGGCTGGCAGACCCCGCCGCCTCCGCCGCCGCAGCAGGCACAGCCGCAGGCGCAGCCGCAAGGTCAGCCCGGCCCGCCGCCGGCGTGGCAGCAGCAACCACCGCAGCAGTGA
- a CDS encoding ABC transporter ATP-binding protein, with the protein MTLLEVRDLEVTYAGGAQAVRGVNLSVEAGQKLGIAGESGCGKSTLALALLRLLPAGAKVSGEILLNGEDALAMKWGRVRAVRWAGASIVFQGAMHSLNAVHRVGDQIAEPILLHKKATQAGAKKKVAELLEHVGLPAARAASYPHELSGGQRQRVMIAMALACDPELIIADEPTTALDVMIQAQILRLIEQLVAEQSLGLIMISHDLAVLSDTCDRLAVMYAGRVVEEGPAAEVYENAAHPYGKALSAAFPTIGDPASRFAPRGLPGDPPDPSALPSGCTFHPRCPVAVEVCSTQDQVLRDAGPGRRVACVHVDATDSAADAVEARSTTA; encoded by the coding sequence ATGACGCTTCTGGAGGTACGGGACCTCGAAGTGACGTACGCCGGAGGGGCGCAGGCCGTCCGCGGCGTGAACCTGTCCGTCGAGGCGGGCCAGAAGCTCGGCATCGCGGGCGAGTCGGGCTGCGGCAAGTCGACGCTGGCTCTCGCGCTGCTGCGGCTGCTGCCCGCCGGAGCGAAGGTCTCCGGCGAGATCCTCCTGAACGGGGAGGACGCCCTGGCCATGAAGTGGGGCCGGGTCCGCGCGGTGCGCTGGGCGGGCGCGTCGATCGTCTTCCAGGGCGCGATGCACTCGCTGAACGCCGTGCACCGCGTCGGCGACCAGATCGCCGAGCCGATCCTGCTGCACAAGAAGGCCACGCAGGCGGGCGCGAAGAAGAAGGTCGCCGAACTCCTCGAACACGTGGGGCTTCCGGCCGCGCGCGCCGCCTCGTACCCGCACGAGCTGTCCGGTGGCCAGCGCCAGCGCGTGATGATCGCGATGGCGCTCGCCTGCGACCCGGAGCTGATCATCGCGGACGAGCCGACGACGGCGCTGGACGTGATGATCCAGGCCCAGATCCTGCGCCTGATCGAGCAGTTGGTGGCGGAGCAGAGCCTCGGGCTCATCATGATCAGCCACGACCTCGCGGTCCTCTCCGACACCTGCGACCGGCTCGCGGTGATGTACGCGGGCCGCGTCGTCGAGGAGGGCCCGGCCGCCGAGGTGTACGAGAACGCGGCGCATCCGTACGGCAAGGCGCTGTCGGCCGCGTTCCCCACGATCGGCGATCCGGCGTCCCGGTTCGCGCCGCGCGGGCTGCCCGGCGACCCGCCGGACCCGTCGGCGCTGCCGTCCGGCTGTACGTTCCATCCCCGCTGCCCGGTGGCGGTGGAGGTGTGCTCGACGCAGGACCAGGTGCTGCGGGACGCGGGGCCGGGGCGACGCGTGGCGTGTGTGCACGTGGACGCGACCGACAGCGCCGCCGACGCGGTCGAGGCAAGGAGCACGACGGCATGA
- a CDS encoding ABC transporter ATP-binding protein: MTETLLSADRLHMTFPGRRGAAEARAVDGVDLDIAPGEIVALVGESGCGKTSLARTLLGLERPTSGRVTFSGKPLDYGSRALKAYRKRVQLVLQDPSGSLNPRHTVYDAVAEGLRIHGYAGDEREAVAHALSRAGLRPPERFFLRYPHELSGGQRQRVVIAGALVLEPELIVADEPVASLDASVRGEILALLLRLRDELGLSALVVTHDLGLAWNIADRVAVMYLGRIVETGRVEEVLTSPQHPYTQALLSVLPEAPGDPVVLTGEPPDPSRIPGGCRFHARCQILASGEADAAGVSEACRTVDLPVLSGAGGAQVACHWAAARVTEGAP, encoded by the coding sequence ATGACCGAGACACTGTTGAGCGCCGACCGACTGCACATGACGTTCCCGGGCCGGCGGGGCGCCGCCGAGGCACGGGCCGTGGACGGCGTCGACCTGGACATCGCGCCGGGCGAGATCGTGGCCCTGGTCGGCGAGTCGGGCTGCGGCAAGACGAGTCTGGCCCGCACGCTGCTCGGCCTGGAGCGGCCGACGTCGGGGCGAGTCACGTTCTCCGGGAAACCGCTGGACTACGGCTCACGGGCGCTGAAGGCGTACCGCAAGCGGGTGCAGCTGGTGCTCCAGGACCCGAGCGGCTCGCTCAATCCGCGGCACACCGTGTACGACGCGGTGGCGGAGGGGCTGCGTATCCACGGGTACGCGGGCGACGAGCGCGAGGCCGTCGCCCACGCCCTGTCCCGTGCGGGGCTGCGGCCCCCGGAGCGGTTCTTCCTGCGCTACCCGCACGAGCTGTCCGGCGGTCAGCGCCAGCGCGTGGTGATCGCGGGTGCGCTGGTCCTGGAGCCGGAGCTGATCGTGGCGGACGAGCCGGTGGCGTCGCTGGACGCGTCGGTGCGCGGCGAGATCCTGGCGCTGCTCCTGCGGCTGCGGGACGAGTTGGGGCTCTCGGCGCTGGTCGTCACGCACGACCTGGGGCTCGCGTGGAACATCGCGGACCGGGTCGCGGTGATGTACCTGGGGCGGATCGTGGAGACGGGCAGGGTGGAGGAGGTCCTGACGTCGCCTCAGCACCCGTACACGCAGGCCCTGTTGTCGGTGCTTCCCGAGGCGCCCGGCGATCCGGTGGTCCTCACCGGCGAGCCGCCGGACCCGTCGCGGATTCCCGGCGGCTGCCGGTTCCACGCGCGGTGCCAGATCCTGGCGAGCGGGGAGGCGGACGCGGCGGGTGTCTCCGAGGCGTGCCGGACCGTGGACCTGCCGGTGCTGTCGGGTGCGGGCGGGGCGCAGGTGGCGTGCCACTGGGCCGCCGCCCGGGTCACGGAGGGGGCGCCTTAG
- a CDS encoding ABC transporter permease produces the protein MTTTTPASASARSLARARKRQSLARFWRSYRAHKGGLWGLGLLLLIALVAILAPVLVGADAQSVTSAPGGPLEGPSAEFPLGTDQFGRSVLALLVYGARVSLTVGLLAAFLCVAIGTVIGIVAGHFRGWYATVLMRVTDWFLVMPTLVLAIALATVMDRSMWTVIIAIGVTTWPTTARLVRAQTLAVESRPYIERARALGGGHGHVMTRHVLPNVMPLVLAQTTMIISSAILTEATLAFLGLSDPTITSWGGMLQDAREAGAVSAGDWWYLAPPGIAIAVVALSFTLCGRAIESVLNPKLGVRS, from the coding sequence ATGACGACGACAACCCCCGCGAGCGCCAGTGCCAGGTCGCTGGCGCGCGCCCGCAAGCGGCAGTCCCTGGCCCGCTTCTGGCGCTCCTACCGCGCGCACAAGGGCGGCCTGTGGGGCCTGGGTCTGCTGCTCCTGATCGCGCTCGTCGCGATCCTCGCCCCGGTCCTGGTCGGCGCGGACGCGCAGTCGGTGACCAGTGCGCCCGGCGGCCCGCTGGAGGGACCGAGCGCCGAGTTCCCGCTGGGCACCGACCAGTTCGGGCGCAGTGTGCTCGCGCTCCTGGTGTACGGGGCCCGGGTCTCGCTCACCGTCGGTCTGCTCGCCGCGTTCCTGTGCGTGGCGATCGGCACGGTCATCGGGATCGTCGCCGGGCACTTCCGCGGCTGGTACGCGACCGTGCTGATGCGTGTCACGGACTGGTTCCTGGTGATGCCGACGCTGGTCCTCGCGATCGCGCTGGCGACGGTGATGGACCGCTCGATGTGGACCGTCATCATCGCGATCGGCGTGACGACCTGGCCGACCACGGCCCGGCTCGTGCGCGCCCAGACGCTGGCCGTGGAGTCCCGCCCGTACATCGAGCGGGCCCGCGCGCTCGGCGGCGGCCACGGTCATGTCATGACCCGGCACGTGCTGCCGAACGTGATGCCGCTGGTCCTCGCCCAGACCACGATGATCATCTCGTCCGCGATCCTCACGGAGGCGACCCTCGCCTTCCTCGGTCTGTCCGATCCGACGATCACCTCGTGGGGCGGCATGCTCCAGGACGCGCGCGAGGCGGGCGCGGTGAGCGCGGGCGACTGGTGGTACCTGGCACCGCCCGGCATCGCGATCGCCGTCGTGGCGCTCTCCTTCACGCTGTGCGGCCGCGCCATCGAATCCGTCCTCAACCCGAAGCTGGGGGTGCGGTCATGA
- a CDS encoding carboxymuconolactone decarboxylase family protein encodes MEARLNMFANKSAMSFVKRLAGAHMPLADAGLPAATQELVKIRASQINGCSGCLDMHTKEAAAAGETTLRLHLVAAWREATVFTDAERAALELAEEGTRLADGAGGVSDAVWENAAKHFDEEQLGALVCLIAGINAFNRLNVITQQPAGDYVVGQAAAFHQE; translated from the coding sequence ATGGAAGCGCGCCTGAACATGTTCGCCAACAAGTCCGCGATGAGCTTCGTGAAGCGTCTCGCCGGGGCGCACATGCCGCTCGCGGACGCGGGTCTGCCCGCCGCGACGCAGGAACTCGTGAAGATCCGCGCCAGCCAGATCAACGGCTGTTCGGGCTGCCTCGACATGCACACCAAGGAGGCGGCCGCCGCCGGTGAGACCACGCTGCGGCTGCACCTCGTCGCCGCCTGGCGCGAGGCCACGGTCTTCACCGACGCGGAGCGCGCCGCGCTCGAACTGGCCGAGGAGGGCACGCGCCTCGCGGACGGTGCCGGCGGCGTCAGCGACGCGGTGTGGGAGAACGCCGCGAAGCACTTCGACGAGGAGCAGCTCGGGGCCCTGGTCTGCCTGATCGCCGGCATCAACGCGTTCAACCGCCTGAACGTGATCACGCAGCAGCCGGCCGGTGACTATGTGGTGGGCCAGGCGGCGGCGTTCCACCAGGAGTAG
- a CDS encoding ABC transporter substrate-binding protein has protein sequence MNEQAQQHPHHRTLLAAGLAAFSLTAALATPLNPFPQEAQAKDSGDKTTLTVAVAQSVDSLSPFLAQRLLSTSIHRLTYEYLTNYDAKDNHVIPGLATKWESSSDKLTWTYTIRDDSKWSDGEQATAKDAAFTFNKMMTDEGAATANGSFVGNFKKVTAPSDTQLVIELKKPQATMTALDVPIVPEHVWKDVKDYSKFNNDDTFPVVGNGPYVLTGYKTDQYVKLERNKDFWRKTGKPQFDEIVFKTYKDQDAAVAALRKGEVSFVAGSPALTPAQAASLKGEKNIKVNEGPGRRFYAIATNPGARTKDGKKFGDGNKALLDQKVRQALFRAVDTKAIVDRVFQGHAVQGEGYIPPRFKDYFWQPSDSQKLSYDTKAAAELLDDAGYKLKDGKRVGKDGKPLDFRILCHATDPNDKAIGKYLKEWWGKLGIGLKVDCIDDVSVPWYAGEYDLAFDGWSVNPDPDFVLGIHTCAALPTKAKESAATDNFICDKKYDELYQKQLAEYDPAKRADIVKQMESWLYDSGYMNVMAYPNAVEAYRTDQIKSIQTMPTAAGNIYGQDGYWSWWSAVPASSSDSGDSSDSGSSTGVVIGIVVVALLLIGGGVFFGMRRRTTADDRE, from the coding sequence ATGAACGAACAAGCTCAGCAACATCCGCACCACAGAACTCTCCTGGCAGCCGGTCTCGCCGCGTTCTCCCTGACCGCCGCGCTGGCCACGCCGCTCAATCCGTTCCCCCAAGAGGCCCAGGCCAAAGACAGCGGCGACAAGACGACGCTCACCGTCGCGGTCGCGCAGAGCGTCGACTCGCTGAGCCCGTTCCTGGCGCAGCGGCTGCTCAGTACGAGCATCCACCGACTCACGTACGAGTACCTGACGAACTACGACGCCAAGGACAACCACGTCATCCCCGGCCTCGCCACCAAGTGGGAGTCGTCGTCCGACAAGTTGACGTGGACGTACACGATCCGGGACGACTCGAAGTGGTCCGACGGTGAGCAGGCGACGGCCAAGGACGCGGCCTTCACGTTCAACAAGATGATGACGGACGAGGGCGCGGCCACCGCGAACGGCTCCTTCGTCGGCAACTTCAAGAAGGTCACGGCGCCCAGCGACACCCAGCTGGTCATCGAGCTCAAGAAGCCGCAGGCGACCATGACGGCGCTCGACGTCCCGATCGTGCCGGAGCACGTCTGGAAGGACGTCAAGGACTACTCGAAGTTCAACAACGACGACACGTTCCCGGTCGTCGGCAACGGCCCGTACGTCCTGACCGGCTACAAGACCGACCAGTACGTGAAGCTGGAGCGCAACAAGGACTTCTGGCGCAAGACCGGGAAGCCGCAGTTCGACGAGATCGTCTTCAAGACGTACAAGGACCAGGACGCCGCGGTCGCCGCGCTCCGCAAGGGCGAGGTCTCCTTCGTCGCCGGTTCCCCGGCCCTGACACCCGCTCAGGCGGCGTCCCTCAAGGGCGAGAAGAACATCAAGGTCAACGAGGGTCCGGGGCGCCGCTTCTACGCGATCGCCACCAACCCGGGCGCGCGGACCAAGGACGGCAAGAAGTTCGGCGACGGCAACAAGGCGCTGCTCGACCAGAAGGTGCGCCAGGCGCTGTTCCGCGCGGTCGACACCAAGGCCATCGTCGACCGGGTCTTCCAGGGCCACGCGGTGCAGGGCGAGGGCTACATCCCGCCGCGCTTCAAGGACTACTTCTGGCAGCCGTCGGACAGCCAGAAGCTGAGCTACGACACCAAGGCCGCGGCCGAGCTGCTCGACGACGCGGGCTACAAGCTCAAGGACGGCAAGCGCGTCGGCAAGGACGGCAAGCCGCTCGACTTCCGCATCCTGTGCCACGCCACCGACCCGAACGACAAGGCGATCGGCAAGTACCTGAAGGAGTGGTGGGGCAAGCTCGGCATCGGCCTGAAGGTCGACTGCATCGACGACGTCTCCGTGCCCTGGTACGCCGGTGAGTACGACCTCGCCTTCGACGGCTGGTCGGTGAACCCGGACCCGGACTTCGTGCTCGGCATCCACACCTGCGCGGCGCTGCCCACCAAGGCCAAGGAGAGCGCGGCCACCGACAACTTCATCTGCGACAAGAAGTACGACGAGCTCTACCAGAAGCAGCTGGCCGAGTACGACCCCGCCAAGCGGGCGGACATCGTCAAGCAGATGGAGTCGTGGCTGTACGACTCCGGGTACATGAATGTCATGGCGTACCCGAACGCGGTCGAGGCGTACCGCACGGACCAGATCAAGTCCATCCAGACGATGCCCACCGCGGCCGGCAACATCTACGGCCAGGACGGCTACTGGAGCTGGTGGTCGGCCGTTCCGGCGTCCTCGTCGGACAGCGGTGACTCGTCGGACTCGGGCAGCTCCACCGGTGTCGTGATCGGGATCGTGGTCGTCGCGCTCCTGCTGATCGGCGGAGGCGTGTTCTTCGGGATGCGCCGCCGGACGACCGCGGACGACCGCGAGTAA